A region of Moorena producens PAL-8-15-08-1 DNA encodes the following proteins:
- a CDS encoding pentapeptide repeat-containing protein yields the protein MKFRILGISVLVASLGLIAPINAEVREQYLQLLQTKECRSCDLVNSDLARADLREADLRYANLQGANLSGANLSDAMLESAAMRVINGTGATFRNANLDSAYATGANMSRADFSGASVVWANFISADLSGSSFRGADLSNTTFFKANLNGADLSGANLTNANFINADLTNANLDNANLTGAKIPR from the coding sequence ATGAAATTCAGAATCTTAGGAATTAGTGTACTGGTAGCCTCCTTAGGGTTAATCGCTCCTATCAATGCTGAAGTGCGCGAGCAGTATCTACAGCTACTGCAAACTAAGGAATGTCGAAGCTGTGACCTGGTAAATTCTGACCTAGCCAGAGCTGATTTGAGGGAAGCAGACCTGAGATATGCTAACCTCCAGGGAGCCAATCTCAGTGGGGCTAACCTTTCTGATGCCATGCTCGAAAGTGCAGCAATGAGAGTTATTAATGGCACAGGGGCAACCTTCCGCAATGCCAACTTAGATTCAGCCTACGCCACAGGGGCCAACATGAGTCGCGCCGACTTCAGTGGTGCTAGCGTAGTGTGGGCAAATTTCATCAGTGCTGACCTGAGTGGTAGTTCCTTTAGGGGTGCTGACCTCAGTAACACCACCTTTTTCAAGGCCAACCTCAATGGTGCTGATTTGAGTGGCGCTAACCTCACTAACGCTAATTTCATTAACGCTGATTTGACTAACGCTAACCTTGATAATGCTAACCTTACTGGTGCAAAGATTCCTAGGTAA
- a CDS encoding class I SAM-dependent methyltransferase, whose translation MKDIKQLLQAIYSKDLEEKKTWYSSVAEAYDQARPRYPQQLINRAVELAQLPSDGIILEVGCGPGIATKPFADLGFSIVAIEPSQESCQLARHNCSQYPDVELINTTFEEWQLETGKFHAVLAATSFHWVSKQIRYQKTADALKDNGFMILLWNTPPQPNHEVCQLLNQVYQTYAPSLKPYEEIETHQQNLSKMAETVINSGKFQDLVSEQLVCDVTYSLDNYLALLSSLSAYIALDPQQRESLFQGVKEILELEVGNSLETSYLSVLQIAKKI comes from the coding sequence ATGAAAGACATTAAACAACTACTCCAAGCTATCTACTCTAAAGACTTGGAAGAGAAAAAAACTTGGTATTCTTCTGTTGCAGAGGCTTACGACCAGGCTAGACCACGCTATCCTCAGCAACTGATTAACCGTGCCGTGGAGTTAGCCCAACTTCCTTCCGATGGGATCATTCTTGAAGTGGGATGCGGACCTGGGATTGCTACGAAACCATTTGCTGACTTGGGCTTCTCTATAGTTGCTATTGAACCGAGCCAGGAATCTTGCCAGCTAGCGCGACATAACTGTAGCCAATATCCAGATGTAGAACTTATCAATACTACCTTTGAAGAGTGGCAGCTAGAAACTGGTAAATTCCATGCTGTTTTAGCAGCGACTTCGTTTCATTGGGTTTCCAAACAGATCCGGTATCAAAAAACAGCTGATGCTTTAAAAGATAATGGGTTTATGATTTTGCTATGGAATACGCCCCCTCAACCTAACCATGAGGTTTGCCAACTGTTGAATCAGGTCTATCAAACTTACGCTCCCTCTCTGAAACCCTATGAAGAGATAGAAACTCATCAACAGAACCTCAGCAAAATGGCAGAAACTGTTATTAATTCCGGAAAATTCCAAGACTTAGTATCGGAACAGTTAGTGTGTGACGTTACCTATAGTCTTGATAATTATCTAGCGCTTTTGAGTAGTTTATCAGCTTATATAGCTTTAGACCCACAGCAGCGAGAGTCTTTGTTTCAAGGGGTGAAGGAAATACTAGAGCTAGAAGTGGGCAATAGTCTCGAAACTTCCTATCTCTCTGTTCTTCAGATTGCTAAAAAAATATAG
- a CDS encoding Tex family protein: MSTFSQILAQELSLSATQIENALSLFAEGATIPFIARYRKEVTGSLDEVQLRTIAERHSYLTELEQRKSVILNAIASAGKLTDELKAKIEACQQKTELEDLYLPYKPKRRTRATMAREKGLEPLAEWIESMNTPEVKSVSLSEEAAKYISPDHKLNTVEDVLQGASDILAEAVAEKAHLRAYLRDYFLKSGVFVSRIKKDYPEGTTKFEMYREFQIPVKSVAPHNMLALLRGEAEGVLKLELSFDEDYVMSYLESEEIYTKVTLLREFYQTMLKDGFNRLMKNSLTTEVRTDRKAYADTESIKTFETNLRELLLSPPAGMKPTLAIDPGFRTGCKVAILDETAKYITYQPVFPHQGSQKREQAAKTIKNLIETYQIELIAIGNGTASRETDEFISEVLKTMERKPIKVMVNESGASIYSASELAREEFPDLDVTVRGAISIGRRLQDPLAELVKIDPKSIGVGQYQHDVDQKLLKKKLDDTVESCVNYVGVDLNTASAQLLTFVSGITPTIANNIVSYRNEQGAFKNRREILKVPKLGPKAFEQSAGFLRIRNGDNPLDNTAVHPESYPVVKAIASDLQLPLAKINQGADRFKSVDLNRYVTDTIGLPTLEDIVQELEKPGRDPRAEFKYATFKEGVNELKDLSPGMELEGIVTNVVNFGAFVDIGVHQDGLVHISQLADRFVEDPKQIVKVGQVVKVRVMEVNEKLKRVSLSMRSR, from the coding sequence ATGAGCACTTTTTCTCAAATCTTAGCCCAAGAACTGTCGTTAAGTGCGACTCAGATCGAGAATGCCCTGTCTTTATTTGCTGAAGGGGCAACTATTCCGTTTATAGCTCGCTACCGTAAAGAGGTGACTGGTTCTCTCGATGAAGTTCAGCTACGCACTATAGCTGAGCGCCATAGTTATCTAACGGAACTGGAGCAACGGAAGTCAGTAATCCTGAATGCGATCGCATCTGCGGGTAAGCTCACCGATGAACTAAAGGCTAAGATCGAAGCTTGCCAGCAAAAGACTGAATTAGAAGACCTTTACCTGCCCTATAAACCCAAACGACGCACTCGGGCAACCATGGCCAGGGAAAAAGGACTTGAACCCTTAGCTGAGTGGATTGAGTCGATGAACACTCCGGAGGTTAAATCAGTATCCTTATCTGAAGAAGCGGCTAAATACATTTCCCCAGACCATAAGCTCAATACGGTAGAGGACGTTCTTCAAGGTGCCTCTGATATATTAGCGGAAGCTGTAGCTGAAAAAGCCCACTTACGAGCGTACTTGCGGGATTATTTCCTGAAATCGGGAGTATTCGTGTCTCGGATTAAAAAGGATTATCCCGAAGGTACCACTAAGTTTGAAATGTACCGGGAGTTCCAAATCCCCGTTAAATCTGTAGCGCCACATAATATGTTAGCCCTGCTCAGGGGTGAAGCGGAGGGAGTCCTAAAGCTGGAACTCTCTTTTGATGAAGACTATGTGATGTCCTACCTAGAGTCTGAGGAAATTTACACCAAGGTTACCCTACTGCGAGAGTTTTACCAGACCATGCTCAAAGATGGGTTTAATCGGCTGATGAAAAACTCCCTAACTACGGAAGTACGTACCGATCGCAAAGCCTATGCTGATACAGAGTCCATTAAAACCTTTGAAACCAATCTCCGAGAACTGTTGTTATCTCCTCCAGCAGGAATGAAGCCAACCTTAGCTATAGACCCAGGCTTCCGCACCGGTTGTAAAGTGGCTATCCTGGATGAGACAGCTAAATACATCACATACCAACCAGTCTTTCCCCATCAAGGTAGCCAAAAGCGAGAACAAGCTGCTAAAACAATTAAGAATTTAATTGAAACCTACCAGATCGAGCTAATTGCCATTGGTAACGGTACAGCCTCTCGTGAGACAGATGAGTTTATCTCGGAAGTACTCAAAACCATGGAGCGCAAACCGATAAAAGTAATGGTGAATGAATCTGGGGCATCGATTTATTCTGCCAGTGAGCTAGCACGAGAGGAGTTTCCGGATTTAGATGTCACAGTCAGGGGAGCGATTAGTATTGGCAGACGCTTACAAGACCCCTTAGCTGAGTTGGTCAAAATTGACCCTAAATCTATTGGTGTGGGACAGTACCAACACGATGTTGATCAGAAATTGCTCAAGAAGAAACTTGATGACACCGTGGAAAGTTGTGTAAACTATGTAGGAGTAGATTTAAACACTGCTTCTGCTCAACTGCTAACCTTTGTATCTGGGATTACCCCCACTATTGCTAATAACATTGTGAGCTATCGCAATGAGCAAGGTGCATTCAAGAACCGTCGGGAAATCCTTAAGGTACCAAAACTAGGGCCAAAAGCCTTCGAGCAGTCAGCAGGATTCCTCAGGATTCGCAACGGGGATAATCCATTGGATAACACAGCTGTGCATCCAGAGAGTTATCCCGTAGTGAAAGCGATCGCATCGGATTTGCAGTTACCTCTAGCCAAGATTAACCAAGGAGCAGATCGGTTCAAATCAGTAGATTTGAACCGTTACGTCACAGATACCATAGGCTTACCAACCCTAGAGGATATTGTCCAGGAATTGGAAAAGCCCGGAAGAGACCCGAGGGCTGAGTTTAAATACGCCACTTTTAAAGAAGGAGTAAATGAGCTCAAAGACCTAAGTCCTGGAATGGAATTAGAAGGAATTGTCACCAATGTGGTAAACTTTGGAGCCTTTGTAGATATCGGCGTGCATCAAGATGGGTTAGTGCATATCTCCCAACTAGCTGACCGGTTTGTAGAGGATCCCAAACAGATAGTCAAAGTGGGACAGGTGGTGAAGGTGCGGGTAATGGAAGTAAATGAAAAACTGAAGCGCGTTAGTTTATCAATGCGATCGCGCTAA
- a CDS encoding ribbon-helix-helix domain-containing protein produces MSSSLNIQLTDKLRRYVDMRASDDDVYATPSEYIRDLIRRDMEDYLIVSDIIQGLREIRNQEFVPESILDILEEDNPDCD; encoded by the coding sequence ATGAGCAGCAGCCTGAATATCCAGCTAACCGATAAACTACGCCGCTATGTTGATATGCGGGCAAGCGATGATGATGTCTATGCAACCCCTAGCGAATACATCCGGGATTTGATTCGTCGGGATATGGAAGACTATTTGATTGTGTCCGACATTATCCAAGGGCTACGAGAAATTAGGAATCAAGAATTTGTCCCGGAATCTATCCTCGATATTTTAGAAGAAGATAATCCCGATTGTGACTAG
- the leuS gene encoding leucine--tRNA ligase, whose protein sequence is MQSQYKPTEIEEKWQQIWEEQGLYQTPTETDKPKFYALSMFPYPSGNLHMGHVRNYTITDVIARKSRMQGYRVLHPMGWDAFGLPAENAAIARGIHPAKWTYQNISQMRSQLKRLGLSYDWDCEVTTCSPDYYKWTQWIFLQFFNAGLAYQKEAAVNWDPVDQTVLANEQVDSEGRSWRSGAKVERKLLRQWFLKITDYAEELLKDLDTLTGWPERVKLMQANWIGKSVGAYLEFPIVGLDDSSDDGLDNKIGVFTTRPDTVYGVTYVVLAPEHPLTAKVTTPDQKAAVEAFIEEVSNQSELERTAEDKPKRGIPTGGKAINPFTGDEIPILIADYVLYEYGTGAVMGVPAHDTRDFKFAQEKQLPIKVVIVPTSDDVETVNDTPLEAAYTEPGIVVNSDQFNGMDSVKAKTGIIEYAEQQGWGKARVQYRLRDWLISRQRYWGAPIPVIHCPNCGAVAVPDQDLPVELPEDVDFSGRGLSPLAQLDSWVNVPCPNCGTPAKRETDTMDTFIDSSWYFLRYPDAKNDSAVFDSNKTNDWMGVDQYVGGIEHAILHLLYSRFFTKVLRDRGLLTIDEPFQRLLTQGMVQNTAYKNTKTGKYFAVVDIDPNDPKDPDTGEPLAVFYEKMSKSKYNGVAPEDVVAKYGTDTARMFILFKAPPEKDLEWDDADVEGQFRFLNRVWRLVSDFAANGSTKPNTSNGDLTKPEKDLRRAIHIAIKEVTEDLEGEYQFNTAVSELMKLSNGITDAKCKDSPVYKEGIETLITLLAPFAPHIAEELWHSLGHSSSIHNQPWLEYDPDALVADEITLVIQIKGKTRGTIQVPANSDKAALETYARESEVAQRYLEGKEIKKVIVVPGKLVNFVVV, encoded by the coding sequence GTGCAGTCACAATACAAACCCACCGAGATAGAGGAAAAATGGCAACAAATTTGGGAAGAGCAAGGCTTGTACCAAACCCCCACAGAAACTGACAAGCCGAAATTCTATGCTCTGTCCATGTTCCCCTATCCATCGGGTAACCTGCACATGGGTCATGTCCGTAACTATACAATTACTGATGTGATTGCCAGGAAAAGCCGGATGCAAGGCTATCGCGTACTTCACCCTATGGGTTGGGATGCCTTTGGATTACCGGCAGAAAATGCTGCGATCGCTCGCGGGATTCATCCGGCTAAGTGGACATACCAAAATATTTCCCAAATGCGATCGCAATTGAAGCGCCTGGGACTTTCCTATGACTGGGATTGTGAAGTAACCACCTGCTCCCCGGACTATTACAAGTGGACTCAGTGGATTTTCTTACAGTTCTTCAACGCTGGACTAGCCTACCAGAAAGAAGCAGCAGTGAACTGGGACCCCGTGGATCAAACCGTGCTAGCCAATGAGCAAGTGGATAGTGAAGGACGTTCCTGGCGTTCTGGTGCCAAGGTCGAACGCAAACTGTTGCGTCAGTGGTTCCTTAAAATTACCGACTATGCTGAAGAATTGCTCAAGGACTTGGATACCTTAACCGGTTGGCCAGAACGGGTGAAGCTGATGCAGGCCAACTGGATTGGTAAATCTGTTGGTGCTTATCTAGAATTTCCGATTGTGGGCTTAGATGACAGCTCAGATGACGGCTTAGATAACAAAATTGGTGTATTCACCACTCGTCCCGATACCGTTTATGGCGTTACCTATGTGGTGCTAGCACCGGAACATCCCTTGACCGCAAAAGTTACTACCCCTGACCAAAAGGCTGCAGTTGAAGCCTTCATTGAGGAAGTCAGTAACCAAAGTGAACTGGAACGGACAGCGGAAGATAAGCCCAAGCGAGGGATTCCCACTGGTGGTAAAGCCATTAATCCCTTCACTGGGGACGAAATACCAATCTTGATTGCTGACTATGTGCTGTATGAGTATGGTACTGGTGCGGTGATGGGAGTACCAGCTCATGATACCAGAGACTTTAAGTTTGCCCAGGAAAAGCAATTACCGATAAAAGTGGTGATTGTGCCAACTTCAGATGATGTCGAAACAGTTAATGACACTCCTCTAGAAGCGGCTTACACGGAACCGGGCATTGTCGTGAATTCTGACCAATTCAATGGCATGGATTCCGTCAAGGCCAAGACCGGGATTATTGAGTATGCTGAACAACAGGGCTGGGGGAAAGCCCGAGTGCAGTATCGCCTCCGAGATTGGTTAATCTCTCGCCAGCGTTACTGGGGTGCCCCTATCCCTGTGATTCATTGTCCTAACTGCGGCGCAGTGGCAGTGCCAGACCAAGACCTGCCAGTAGAGTTACCAGAAGATGTGGACTTTAGCGGACGTGGTCTTTCTCCCTTGGCTCAATTAGACAGTTGGGTGAATGTACCTTGTCCCAATTGCGGTACACCAGCGAAACGGGAAACCGATACCATGGATACCTTTATCGATTCCTCCTGGTATTTCTTACGTTATCCCGATGCCAAGAATGACTCCGCTGTGTTTGATTCCAACAAAACCAATGATTGGATGGGAGTGGATCAGTATGTAGGGGGAATCGAACATGCTATTTTGCACTTGCTCTACTCGCGATTCTTTACTAAGGTATTGCGCGATCGCGGTTTACTGACCATTGATGAACCATTCCAACGTCTTCTAACTCAGGGGATGGTGCAGAATACGGCTTACAAAAATACCAAAACCGGGAAATATTTCGCTGTTGTAGATATCGATCCCAATGACCCTAAAGATCCAGACACTGGGGAACCGTTGGCGGTATTCTATGAAAAAATGTCCAAGTCTAAATACAACGGTGTCGCACCAGAAGATGTAGTAGCTAAATACGGTACCGATACCGCTAGGATGTTTATCTTGTTTAAAGCACCACCAGAAAAAGATTTGGAATGGGATGATGCTGATGTAGAAGGGCAATTCCGTTTCCTGAATCGTGTCTGGCGTTTAGTATCGGATTTCGCCGCTAATGGTAGCACTAAACCTAACACCTCTAATGGTGATTTAACTAAACCGGAAAAAGACTTACGACGAGCAATTCATATCGCGATTAAAGAGGTAACTGAGGATTTAGAAGGGGAGTATCAATTTAATACAGCGGTTTCTGAATTGATGAAACTAAGTAACGGGATTACTGATGCTAAGTGTAAAGACTCCCCGGTCTATAAAGAAGGGATTGAAACCTTGATTACATTACTCGCTCCCTTTGCTCCCCATATTGCTGAAGAACTTTGGCATAGTCTGGGTCATAGCTCCTCAATACACAATCAACCGTGGCTGGAGTACGATCCTGATGCTTTGGTAGCCGATGAAATTACCTTGGTGATTCAAATCAAAGGCAAAACTCGCGGCACTATTCAAGTTCCAGCTAACTCCGATAAGGCAGCCTTAGAAACCTATGCTCGGGAATCTGAGGTAGCACAGCGATATCTAGAGGGTAAGGAGATTAAGAAGGTAATTGTAGTACCCGGTAAATTGGTAAACTTTGTAGTGGTTTGA
- the cobA gene encoding uroporphyrinogen-III C-methyltransferase codes for MNHEDIKDVKVVSKACLGKVYLVGAGPGDPGLMTLKGKGLLEFADVVVYDALVSPQVLNMINPQAEQINAGKRRGRHSMLQQQTTQLLIEKAQSHPVVVRLKGGDPFVFGRGGEEMGDLIAAGVPVEVVPGITSGIAAPAYLGIPLTHRDYSSSVTFVTGHESVGKYRPQVNWNAIANGSETIVIYMGVHNLPRIVTEVCEAGLNPQTPVVLIRWGTRPDSEQLVGTLETIVAQVEETQFSAPAIAVIGNVVKLQQLEGFSPLKVEGG; via the coding sequence ATGAACCACGAAGACATCAAGGACGTGAAGGTAGTGAGCAAGGCATGTTTGGGTAAAGTGTATTTGGTTGGGGCAGGTCCTGGAGATCCGGGATTGATGACTTTGAAGGGAAAGGGGTTATTAGAATTTGCAGATGTGGTAGTTTATGATGCCCTAGTCAGTCCGCAAGTGTTGAATATGATTAATCCCCAGGCGGAACAGATTAATGCCGGAAAGCGCAGGGGTCGTCATTCCATGTTGCAGCAACAGACAACTCAGCTGTTGATTGAAAAGGCTCAGTCTCATCCAGTGGTGGTGCGGCTGAAAGGGGGAGACCCCTTTGTGTTTGGTCGTGGTGGTGAGGAAATGGGGGATTTAATAGCAGCAGGGGTGCCAGTGGAGGTGGTACCAGGGATAACTTCAGGAATTGCAGCACCAGCCTATCTGGGAATTCCATTGACCCATCGGGATTATAGTTCTTCCGTCACCTTTGTCACCGGTCATGAATCAGTGGGCAAGTATCGACCTCAGGTGAATTGGAATGCGATCGCAAATGGCTCAGAAACCATTGTGATTTATATGGGAGTTCATAATCTGCCTCGGATTGTCACCGAAGTGTGTGAAGCAGGATTGAATCCCCAGACACCAGTAGTGCTGATTCGCTGGGGCACACGACCTGACTCCGAACAGCTGGTTGGAACCTTAGAGACCATTGTGGCTCAGGTTGAAGAAACACAGTTTTCTGCTCCTGCGATCGCAGTCATTGGTAATGTGGTCAAGTTGCAACAGCTTGAAGGTTTTTCACCGTTGAAGGTTGAAGGCGGTTGA
- the msrA gene encoding peptide-methionine (S)-S-oxide reductase MsrA, with amino-acid sequence MEKATFGGGCFWGVEAAFRKVKGVVSTSVGYMGGHFPNPCYLDVLSRITGHAEVAQVEYDPEKVSYEQLLEVFWSIHDPTTLNRQGPDRGEQYRSVIFFHNQEQEVLARLSKQKLQVSGKFDKDIVTEIKPASDYYLADDYHQQYFEKKQRSLT; translated from the coding sequence ATGGAAAAAGCGACATTTGGTGGTGGTTGTTTCTGGGGAGTAGAGGCAGCATTTCGGAAAGTTAAGGGAGTAGTCTCAACATCTGTTGGTTATATGGGCGGACATTTTCCTAACCCATGCTATCTGGATGTATTATCAAGAATAACCGGTCACGCAGAAGTGGCACAGGTGGAGTATGACCCGGAAAAAGTTAGCTATGAACAATTACTTGAGGTGTTTTGGTCTATCCATGACCCTACGACATTGAACCGCCAAGGTCCTGATCGAGGAGAACAGTATCGATCGGTGATATTTTTCCACAATCAGGAACAAGAAGTATTGGCAAGACTGTCAAAACAAAAGCTGCAAGTTTCTGGTAAGTTTGATAAGGATATTGTTACCGAAATTAAGCCAGCTTCCGACTATTATTTAGCTGATGACTATCATCAACAATATTTTGAAAAAAAGCAGCGGTCTTTAACTTAG
- a CDS encoding type II toxin-antitoxin system RelE/ParE family toxin, whose amino-acid sequence MTRKNYLLTPTARRHLREAKAWSRARWGNELTKQYFHDLEKAAQFIALNHQKVPKRQELTGDTSLCLYPVREHYIVYEPLGEKLIAIAAFIRMGRDIPTLLSKHSVTLKEELTELRKSSLNEN is encoded by the coding sequence GTGACTAGGAAAAACTATCTCCTCACCCCCACAGCGCGGCGGCACTTACGGGAAGCCAAAGCATGGTCACGGGCCAGATGGGGCAATGAATTAACAAAACAGTATTTTCATGACCTTGAAAAAGCAGCACAGTTTATCGCCCTTAACCATCAAAAAGTTCCGAAACGCCAGGAGCTGACAGGGGATACCTCCCTGTGTTTATATCCTGTTAGAGAACATTATATTGTCTATGAACCCTTGGGAGAAAAACTGATCGCCATCGCTGCTTTTATTCGTATGGGGAGGGATATTCCGACGCTACTGAGTAAACATTCCGTAACTTTAAAAGAGGAGCTTACTGAACTCCGAAAAAGTAGTTTGAACGAGAATTAA
- a CDS encoding VOC family protein, producing MVSSPELIKPTLSPGSLRRVHHIALNVKDIQASRHFYGTVLGLHELTGEEVPSTLRSLVAAGKVTNFVTPDGIVVDLFSEPDLSPPDPDPHRGFTRVNHLAFDIDPQLFDQAVEVLKQNQIPIDHGPVTRPTGRGIYFYDPDGFMVEIRCDAIE from the coding sequence ATGGTTTCTAGCCCTGAATTGATCAAACCTACCCTAAGTCCAGGTAGTCTCCGTCGAGTCCATCATATTGCTCTGAATGTGAAGGATATCCAAGCATCGCGCCACTTTTATGGTACAGTACTAGGCTTACATGAACTAACTGGAGAAGAAGTGCCCAGTACATTGCGATCGCTAGTCGCAGCCGGAAAAGTCACTAACTTCGTTACCCCAGATGGCATTGTGGTGGATTTGTTTTCCGAGCCAGACCTATCACCACCGGATCCAGACCCCCATCGTGGCTTTACTCGGGTCAATCATCTCGCCTTTGATATCGATCCTCAGTTATTTGACCAAGCCGTAGAAGTCCTAAAACAAAATCAAATTCCCATCGATCATGGTCCAGTAACTCGTCCCACCGGCAGAGGTATCTATTTTTATGACCCCGATGGATTTATGGTTGAAATTCGTTGCGATGCGATTGAATGA
- a CDS encoding protochlorophyllide reductase: MENDHKSTVIITGASSGVGLQAARALAQTWGWHVVMACRNLDKAEKAAQEVGIPKDSYTALYIDLAKFDSVREFVNAFRATGRTLDALVCNAAIYLPLSKEPLRNPDGYELSVATNHLGHFLLCNLMLEDLKNSSSSQPRLVIVGTVTANPKELGGKIPIPAPPDLGDLKGFEEGFKPPISMINGKAFKSGKAYKDSKLCNMLTMRELHQRYHDSTGIVFNSLYPGCVAETALFRNHYSLFQKLFPLFQKNITGGYVSQELAGDRLATVVADPNYNKSGVYWSWGNRQKEGRKSFVQEVSNEAMDDSKAKRLWELSEKLVGLG, encoded by the coding sequence ATGGAAAACGATCATAAATCAACGGTGATCATTACAGGGGCCTCGTCGGGAGTTGGTTTGCAAGCCGCCAGAGCTCTTGCCCAAACCTGGGGATGGCATGTGGTGATGGCTTGTCGGAATCTTGATAAAGCGGAAAAAGCTGCCCAAGAGGTGGGAATCCCAAAAGACAGCTATACAGCGCTATATATAGACTTAGCTAAGTTTGACAGTGTCCGGGAGTTTGTGAATGCCTTCAGAGCAACCGGCAGAACCCTCGATGCCTTGGTGTGCAACGCTGCCATCTATCTGCCATTATCAAAGGAACCGTTGCGAAATCCCGACGGATATGAATTGAGCGTTGCTACCAATCACCTTGGTCATTTCCTCCTGTGTAATCTGATGCTAGAGGATTTGAAGAATTCATCATCTTCCCAGCCAAGGCTAGTGATTGTGGGAACTGTCACTGCTAATCCCAAGGAATTGGGAGGAAAGATTCCGATTCCAGCACCTCCAGACCTGGGAGACCTCAAGGGTTTTGAAGAAGGATTCAAACCCCCCATCTCAATGATTAATGGCAAAGCCTTTAAATCTGGGAAAGCTTACAAGGACAGCAAACTCTGTAACATGCTGACCATGCGAGAGCTGCACCAGCGCTATCATGACTCTACCGGAATAGTTTTCAACTCCCTTTATCCGGGATGTGTTGCTGAAACCGCTCTATTCCGCAACCACTATTCCCTGTTCCAGAAACTATTCCCATTGTTCCAGAAAAACATTACTGGAGGCTATGTCTCCCAGGAATTAGCTGGGGATAGACTAGCAACAGTAGTTGCTGATCCTAACTATAATAAATCCGGCGTTTACTGGAGCTGGGGTAATCGACAAAAAGAAGGTCGTAAGTCCTTTGTTCAAGAAGTTTCTAATGAAGCAATGGATGATTCTAAAGCTAAGCGCTTGTGGGAATTGAGCGAAAAGTTAGTTGGACTAGGGTGA
- a CDS encoding NAD/NADP octopine/nopaline dehydrogenase family protein, translating to MSQDSYLVVGGGNTGLATSVHLSSQGNPVYLFSRRYSSISQTKIVRSTGICSPGNYPIAACANQIEEIAAANEGKLPGNIVICCRGQDIESYARILGAYINSQSNILIICASRFSGRVFGKVLQREFDRLQTQLPAVGDVNNSPFACRGNADDEVRISKFKNQFKVAAQNSEMTERIVAAYQDSFKSLRTASSSLEVNLDKCNDIFHVPLIIASLARWELGESYNIYRGFGPRTANLIGDLDSERLAIAKALGFPDLSNMYDYFKTAFGTPGPSLYEHIHQIKALDNATIRNPHHRYLSEELPFGAFPLQALARLTGVDTPCLDSCITLGSKFIDEPLTWTAQFLELDIQWLNSQLTHN from the coding sequence ATGTCACAAGATAGTTACCTTGTTGTAGGTGGGGGAAATACAGGTTTAGCCACATCAGTACACCTGAGTTCTCAAGGAAATCCAGTTTATCTATTTTCTCGCCGTTACTCTTCAATCAGTCAAACCAAGATTGTTCGTTCAACGGGTATATGTTCACCAGGCAATTATCCAATAGCAGCTTGTGCTAACCAGATTGAGGAAATTGCTGCTGCTAATGAGGGTAAATTGCCCGGGAATATTGTGATCTGCTGTCGGGGTCAGGATATTGAATCTTATGCCAGGATTTTGGGGGCATATATTAACTCTCAAAGCAACATTCTGATTATCTGTGCTAGCCGGTTTTCAGGTCGAGTTTTTGGCAAAGTTCTACAGAGAGAATTTGACAGGCTTCAAACCCAATTACCTGCAGTTGGAGATGTCAACAATAGTCCCTTTGCTTGCCGAGGAAACGCTGACGACGAAGTTAGAATTAGTAAGTTTAAAAATCAATTCAAGGTTGCTGCCCAGAACTCAGAGATGACAGAGCGCATTGTTGCAGCTTATCAAGATTCGTTCAAGAGTTTGCGAACTGCTTCTTCCAGTTTAGAAGTTAATTTAGATAAATGTAATGATATCTTTCACGTTCCTTTAATCATAGCTTCCTTAGCAAGGTGGGAGCTGGGAGAAAGTTATAATATTTACCGAGGGTTCGGTCCTCGTACTGCTAATTTGATTGGTGATTTAGATAGTGAGCGCCTAGCCATAGCTAAGGCTTTAGGGTTTCCTGATCTAAGCAATATGTACGATTATTTTAAAACTGCCTTTGGAACTCCTGGCCCATCTCTTTACGAACACATTCACCAGATCAAAGCACTCGACAATGCTACTATCAGGAACCCCCATCATCGCTATCTATCAGAAGAATTGCCTTTTGGAGCTTTTCCACTACAGGCTTTAGCTCGCTTAACAGGAGTGGATACGCCATGTTTAGATAGTTGTATTACTTTGGGGAGTAAGTTTATCGATGAACCTCTCACGTGGACTGCTCAGTTTCTAGAGTTGGACATTCAATGGCTGAACAGTCAACTAACACATAATTAA